The Papaver somniferum cultivar HN1 chromosome 6, ASM357369v1, whole genome shotgun sequence genome segment aagttcgCGTACTGTCAGAAGTTttcgtccgagaatttctgctagagtttgtgaactgaaaacaaacttattccgggtatttaagtccgcgtacttgggttggttattttctaaagacgattattcgtgaacttaaacttatacaaactaaggaatgcaagtttggaaactgtggctataaagttcatgaatcgattcgattgaatcaaaaaaaaaaattcttcgattgtttcttgtatacttctataagatctaagtaattgaacaactctctaacaagttcatttgagtcatttgaactagttatggtaaagaagaatatggttgatatgaaagtgatcatatggctaaccatttggttaactattgtttaaccaacgaatgtacatgtttgggtacggttacacaaacctaaaacttgtatttcatttgtgtataacaagctaagttctcgatctaacggttgaaaaatattagcttgaatctaatcaggttttcatctaacggtgaatgttgaatgctttgttactaagataacattgattgcaaaccctgatttgaaagactgtataagggagaaatctagcaactggtaaacctaatccccacaccttctgtgtgatactagttgtataagctagagttggttctcttttaaccttaggtttctaccgagacactgtaggttaacgacttgaagacttcattgggattgtgaagccagaccgatactactttcttgtagttgtgtgatctaatcttgctgtttctatcgtattgagtacaatcgtaacgattggcttgatattgatatctccgataggcaagatataaaagtaatcacaaacatcttcgtctcatcgtttgtgattccacgatatcttctttcgccgcgtctattaagattattgtgaggcgactgataattctaggctgttcttcaggaatataagtccgggttatcaattggttcatgttcaccttgatttatcaaaagacggaacaaaactcgtaagtatttctgtgggagacggatttatctattatcgtagacttttctatgtgatacaaatttgtttattaaagtcttcgactttgggtcgtagcaactcttagatgtgggtgagatcatctaagggaatcaagtgcgtagtatcctgctgggatcagagacgtaaggagcgcaattgtaccttggatcagtgtgagattgattgaggttcaactacagtccagaacgaagttagtttgtagtaggctagtgtctgtagctgcttaatatagtgtgtgttcaatctggacttggtctcggggtttttctgcattttcggtttcctcgttaacaaaacttctggtgtctgtgttatttcttttccgcattatatcgtttatctttataattgaaatatcacaggttgtgcgtttgaataaaTCAATtcggaaatccgacctttggttgttaatttaaattgattgatccttgaacattggtctttggtaccgttcaagtgatttctcttgtattcagttagactcgcagacttctattttcttgagtaagaattgaatcgggaaagagagatataactcttggatatactttattaagattgagtctaattgattctcttgaaagtatattggagttagtccatatagatttctaatcgaaatattgggtgtggttgttgtacccccgctttttcaaaagtcttctttgggattgagaagctctattagtaccgttggtgggaaactagataattgcggtttatcttttgttttcgattgatttgattgactaacgatggttgaactttgattgcacctagtttgtttatgcttgggaatcttctcttctgatataagattcattcaaactagatcgaagtttcgacggggatctttagactttttatagatctaaagacgtcttgtgataatccattgttaacagactccgttctgtgcatgattgatcacaagatattcaagttgattgtgttccggtgtttattgaagatctaagaagatttgaagacaaagaatactttgaagatttctgatttgggattcataatctttggtgtgcacaatacttgtttcggtaaaataggatccaactataatcggtttatccttgtggtagattagattgattagttgtgtagatcagcatcaatataattctttgtgattaaaagtattgattgtaaaatcttaacaattacttcggtagttgatagtaagatagatctaagaacctgacgaaggagtttattgagataaacagaagagcctttgtcgaactcatatcacttggttgaaaagagttgataccaaacagatttgttgttcctttactgtttggaatacaaaccaaaggaattgttccaagtacgtgacttattacaagttggaggcgtgggaatacagacggaactaggtgaactataggtttagttgcttggtctcaactatatgaagttggtttgattttgtatagcggcttaatcctgagagtattcaattctggacaaggtcccgggatttttctgcatttgcgatttcctcgttaacaaaatcttgttgtgtcatttacttttatttttcgcaattataatttttgttattataatttaaagtaaattacacaaacgttaatttatatttacttgataagcaaccctattgtgtttggttaagtccgaaccttttatcaagtaaacatacttcgttgttgtattttctcgatcttgtatccatagacgatcacacaaagtgtgaaccgatttgttgtattatctcgactcagtccatagacaatcactttcggagaaaggacttataagtggaatttttttagattgaggtatatttggataccctcgtctttttagttTGAGTATTAGCCACAATTTTTGGATAGTAAATCTTTTGTTCATTTGCTTGATAGCTTACGATTACAATTATGAATGTTTTATTGATTCAATTTAGAAGGACTATTTAATCTTGAAATCTATGAATTGCTTTTTATTTATCAGTTTTGTTAATGGTGGAATCTCGATGGTCTTTATCCTCTGTTTCAATCCTCTATCAACTTTGTGAGGATTCAATTGAAAAGTGTATAGGTAATTTAGAAATAAAATCTAAGCTTTGTGATTCTATATTTCACTATAACCATATATACATAGACAATGCAGATCCTACGGTTATTAAGCGCCAGTTCACTTTTACTGTCACGCGTACGCGCGTGTGATAACAAGACTTACAGTTTGATGCGCTTTCATCTACCACAAACAAAGAATGcttaaaaaaaatcacaaacaaaacGAACGgacaatactaaaaaaaaaaagtcattctAAACAAACCGTGAAACTAGACAAGCTTAAAACCGTATAAACTCATTAATTTGGACCTGCCCCACTGGTATTTGCAGAGGCCGCTTTATGAAGCCTATCATATCCCTATACGGTTTTTAGAGAGTCTAAAAACGGGGTTCCTGAAGAATTTtcgaaaaagaaatggaaaagaaCTAAGAAGGCATTAACAGGATTTAATTAGTGCCTAATGCTGCCACAAATTTTGTCGTCTCCGTCGTGACAACGGCGATGCACATGACTTGTCGGGTGTAGATCAGTGAACCTTaatccaaaagaaaaacaaaacaaagttaATTGTAGTGCGGCCCAATTAGAACCTGACAACTTTTCGATTTACATAATATACTTTTTATGCTATCTTAATTTGAAATCATCTTATTGATTCAAAAAATTAATCACACATGGGTATGGAATAGGAAAAATATGGGAttatcacatggatttgtatcgtAGATTTGATTAAGACGTCTCTAATTACATTTTACTCTTCATAATTCTGAAAAGTGGGTCAGGATACTCTTATCTTCATGGGTAGGTTGGTCGGCACCAACAACtttattaaaattaaataaaaccaTTACATGTTTGAGTCAGGAGACATTCTTTCCAACAAAATCTAACTGTTTGAGATCAGCTTCTTGGGTTGGATAGACTTTCAAGTTCTGAATCACTTAGATAAGCTAAACTAAAGTATATACTAAACCTTGTTCATTTTCAGTTTAAGTATAATTACTTCCCAAGTTAGCAGTAACGGAAAAATGTGTCTTGTTTAAACGCTGTTTATATATCTTAGTTTGTTTGCTCGCTTCGAAATTGACGTTAACGTAAAGGGAACTTTCGCAAACAACTTGTTGTCCGGATTGAAATAGAGAGGATGGCAAGAACTCACACGTAAGAAATGAATGTACCGTGGTCCATGGGCAATCAAACAAGggaccctcttcttctttctttctctctctctaaatCTATGTTGCTTCTGCTTCTCCTACTACTTCTCTtttcaaatataaaataaaaaaggaaaaatccGACCCCTCACATGGGAAGGGCCCCACATCCCAAGGAGACAATAGGGGCCCATTTTTTGGGTTCCACTTTCTAAAGCTGTGAGAGACGTTTTTAGCATGTTTATTCGTGCGGTTCATTAAGAATTTTTGTCAAATGTAATATCCCAACAAAGCACCTAGTAAACGAGATTCAAATTGAAACATTAATTCCCGTAATCATATCACGGGCCAGTGTGTGAATATTGTACTTGCATGATGCATAACGGGTTAGTTTTTTAGCGCAGGTAACAAGGCAAATAAACATAGAACCCCCATTCATGTATTTTAACCTAGGTAACTCATGTGGGGATTCGAGATTCTGGTCTAGTATCATCAACGGATAATTTTACTGTTGTAGTACAGTGACATTTGTTCATAACCAGTTATTTACACACATCATCATATGCATTTTGAACCCAATGATACTAATAGCCAGAGTTCAAAATACTCGTACTAATAGACCAATAGGCTGTTTGGATAGCATATCAGAATTAGCTTTTCGACTTCTAAAAATCGAAAAATCAGCAGAATTCAGTTTGATTGTCCGATTTCAAAACGACTTCTGGAAgtcaaaaagttaactttttatgTAGCAAAATAGTTCTGCTTCTGACTTCGATTTCTAGAAAAACAGAAGTCAGAAACAGATTTATATCCAAACACGCTATAAAAGTTCACTTGTCCATCCATTAGCTCggggagaaagaaaaaaaagtgctAGCAGAAAAGTTTTCAAAGGAAAATAAAGGGGGAAACCGCGTTTGCCGGTTGTTTTTATCTGGTAAACATAACATTCTAAAATACACACATATGACCATCACATTCTAAAATACGCACATATGACCATCGCTTCTACTAACGTACGCTCTCGTGcatgttttatattattttattttattttaattttataatattatattattttctttccttttcaatCACATTTGCTTTCATACTCTGTTTCTTTCTACTGTTTTTGTTTGATGTGTGAGAGAGATATCTATGACTATATAGGAATGATGGGTTTGGTGAAATACTTCAGAAAaagtgtagaagaagaagaagaaggaaaccaaaaagaagaaggagaagaagtgagTGAGAAAGTAATGGAGTTGGAGAATCAATTGAACCAGCAGCACCAGcaagaacaagaacaacaacaaaatgggGTGTTGTATGTCAAAGTAATGACAGATGAACAAATGGAAGTACTTAAAAGACAAATCTCTGCTTATGCTTCTATTACTGAGCAGCTTGTTCAGATGCACAAATCTGTttctactcaacatgatcttaCTGGTAAACACACACACCCAACTTCTATTTCTTTATCAATACTGCTTATTGTTGTCATAATGGTGACTTCTCAATAGTTTGGGTGTTTTATCTTTTGAAATTTGTGTTCTAATTAGGCATTCTATTATGGGTTTGTGATAGTTGTTGAGAAGGGAAAGCTTGAATTTTGggattttatttttgaattagTGCTCATTTTATGGTTTTGATACTTCTAATTAGGTTGTGGAGTTtattaggaaattgaaaatgagTTAACAATTTATTGTCCTATTGGGGGGAATTGTAAATTCATGCTATTTCAACATGCATACCATGGATTTGTGAATGATTTATTCGTTACTTGTTAAATTGGTACTTGATGTGTGGACTAACCTATGGCCATGTGGATGTTGTATCCACCTTAGGAAACCCCTCGCGACCGTGAGGCGAATCAAAATGGTTATCCATGGTGAGCCCGTGGTCTAACAACCGACGAGGTTTAAAACATTGAAGCTTAGTTCTTTCTGTTTGGTTAAACTTTCGTTGAATTGACATAGAGTTATGTGATAACTTTGTTCAAGAAAAACAGTCCGACTGCAACACAAAATATCTGAATCTAGCATGCTACATTGGAGCATCAGTCCTTACATGGGCTGATCTCAACAGTTTGGATTGCTCACAATTTGCCTTCTCCTTTACTGCAACGAAGCATAAGATCTACTTTATAAACTTTATATAGATGTGGCTTGTATTTTTCATCGGATAAAATGTGTTCTGCATCAGGGTACTAACACTTCCACATTTTGAATAGAAGTGATGAAAGCCTTAAGAGGAGGGTAGTTTATCTTTGATTAGTTAATGTACTTTCAGCTACAAATATGTTTTGTCTTACTAACTTTTAAGTGAGTGACACCGACATTCATTTTGTTGTGTTTTTGAGCTTTAATTTCCATTGGATCTTCCACATCCTGCGAACTCAAGAATTTTGTGGCACGCAAACTTCAGAATCTTAGAGTAATCAACTCTAGTATTTGAAACTGCATGCAAGAACCACTCTTTCTTTCTTTGTAATTAACCTCATCTTGCAAAGGGTGGATAAGTAGGGTCTGCTCAATGTTGAATTATTTGGTGATTCTCCAATCTTTTGCTAATAATGAAGGTAATATCACTTCACTTGATTTAGGAATGAAGCTGGGAAACTTTTACTGTGATCCACTCATGTCTTCTACTGGCCACAAGATATCATCGAGGCAGCGATGGACCCCTACAACCGTGCAGCTGCAAATTCTTGAGCATATCTTTGACCAAGGCACTGGAACTCCAAGTAAGCAGAAGATCAAAGAGATAACCAACGAATTATTGCAGCATGGTCAAATTTCAGAGACAAATGTTTATAACTGGTTCCAAAACAGGCGGGCAAGGTCAAAACGGAAGCAACTCGTGAATACAATAAACACTGCTGAATCTGAGGCAGAAACTGAAGACGAGTCCCAGATGGAAAAGAAGGCCAAGCCAGAGAGCGTCCAATCCCATGAAAATTCGGCACTGAGGCTAGAGGAAATGTGCTTCAATAATTCTGAAATGAACTCCGATCTTCATCTGTTAGACCCGTATTCTAATCAGCCGGAGATGTTTCCTTCAGACGGTGGTTCAAAATCTTCTGGCAGCTTGGGCCGCCTGTCTTACTACGAGAGTGTAATGTCAAACCCAAGTATGTATATCCATATACTCCTTTTCTATAATCACCGTTTACTTTTTGTAACTTGGAATTGTCAGGTTTTTGGGGTCAAACATATTTTATCCGTAACAATCAAATTCTATAGCTGTTTCGACAATTTTGATTTTGGTGAATGCAGGATTAGACCATCTTATGGGAAAGGTGGAAGAAATTCCTGGGAGCTTTAGCACCTTCCCGCAGGAATCTGGTTATGACATCATTGGATAAGATTTGCTCTCATTAGCTATATGATCCAGAATCCAGCCTGCTAATTAGGACTCGAGATGATGGACTACAAAAAGTTTCAGCGAGACAATTACGATATACAGAAATATAAGGTGACATAGCATTTAGCATATAATATAGCGAGCGCTTCTGAACTCTGTGTATAGGAAGTCAAATTAAATTGAACTTCACTGTCTGAGTGAAATACTAAATGATTGTTTGGTAAATGATCTGAGTCGGATCATTTAGAGCTTTATAAGAGTGACCTAGTTTTAAGAGACATAAAAATGATGGTGCACAACTGCAAGCACTAGCAGGAAACACTAGCTTCTGCTGATCAATATTTGTGATTGGTTTGATTTCTTTTGGTTCCTTTTTGTGTTTAAAGAACTGAGTTTGAGTTAGATTTTTTGGGTGTGTTTCAACTATTTATTGATGTTAATTCATGTGTCTTTTATTTAGTTTCGAATATTTGTGTTTGTGAAATTCTCAGGTGGAGAGGTTTAACAAGGGGTGTAaaaattattgttaaagttgGGCATTCTGTATGATGCATGCATAAAGATATTTTGTTAGAATTTTACATAGATACAGATATTTTGTTTAAATCTGTTGATTTTACATTTACAGAGTGATACAGACGAGAGTCAGTTAAGAACATTTCGAAGATGGATATATGCATACACAGAAGTACATTATTTACAACTGATTACTAATCAGAGTGCCCGAGCTATTTACTGAAGGGGGGAAAAAaggataaaaaattaaaaaatttgctCAATTATGCCTGAGTTGAAAAACTGCTGTTAGCTTCTCACTCATGCACCTGCACTTAAACGCTTTGCTGCGCGTTCAAGACTTGGTCTATGCCGGTGTAGCCCATGCCACACTTCATCCGAATTTTTGCTCCACGATCTGAGGCTGGTAATTTGCTTGTGCAAGGCCCCTAAGTTAACCAGAGGAGCAGTGGTGGGTCGTCCATGGGCACACTGCAAAACAGAAAATAAGTCTCTTGATTAAGACCATAGTAATAAATGTTCAATTTTCATAAAGGTGTTTTTTGTCTTCCATTTATTTTCTACCACAGACAACATTTGGTTCTGAAATCCTCCTTTAAGAATCATGATCTTACTTGGAAACAAAGAGAGGTCTGCTTAAGTTCCTCGACGATGAGAGAGCACTCTGAAGGTAACAAGGCGTCTCCAAACATGATTGCACCTGAACCATAAAACTTACTAGTCAAGCAAACAGCACACAATCCGATTTTAAAAATCCAACGCAAATCCTCTGCATCTGAAGTATATATCTAATGTTCATTGCAAAAGGAGGACTTGGAGATGTGTACCTCTGCATGCTTTGAAATTTAGGACTCGGAGAACAGAGGGTGGCATAGTTGATGATCCATCTGTATCATAAAGCTAAACATCATACCACAAATTGGTGTTAGAACATCATTACTTTCCATTCTGAAAAGAAAATTAAGACCAAATAGCGAAACACATGCGACTATACTGATATAATGTTCGTGTGGTTTAAATTACCTGCTCCAgaaactccaaaagatctttgtcCGATAAGTTGACACCTAAAATACAAGGTACCTGCAAAAGCCGAATACGTGGTTGATTCTCCATAAGCAAAACCCAAATACAGGTCTCAATCAACAAAATCGTAGACCTATGTAAAATGGTTGCATGTTATTACAGCCTTGACTATTTACCAATGAGATAACTACTCTTCAAAGTGATGTGTGACCAAAAGTCAGGTACAAATCCCTCAAAAACTACTATGGAGGAGATACTATTTTCTTTGAGATACAAATCATTCTATCTTATATCTGATGGTAATACACATAAAGAAAAAGAGACGTATTCTCACCGCAATGAGGGTGACAGCAGACTGCCGCCTATGCAGAAGTTTGAGTTTCCTGAAAACAAATTAATTTGGCAAGTCGTCGGAAAAATGACTAATATTTTCCATTATGCATATAAAATGAATAATATCTTGTACCCCATTAAAGAAACTGAAATTACTTGGTAAATGATCCCGAACTTTGGGAATTAACATTGCAGATCCATCCCCAATGCTGCATCTGCTCAGCATAATTCTGCAGTAACTGATAACCAATCTCAGGAAGTACCTGTTATGTCAAGTTTTGGATGATGGATAAGATGCTACTAACAAAAGACATAGATACTAAAGGATTTGAATATAGATAACTCCTGTGCCACATCGAAGCTAAAAATATGGATTATGGACATACCAACTCCTGCTCAGAATCCAGATAAGTAACTGTCTTCCCTTCACCACGTAGAACCTGGGAATTCAGATACATTCATGAATTTTGCTCTGAAATGCGAAAAAGGTGACAAGTATGAAATGGGAAGAGATGTGAACCTTTTGACGGAGTTCTTCCAGTCGGATTCTTTCATCCGCAGCATGCTGTAGAAGATGATTTATTAGTGATTTCCTAAGCCAAATAATGCAAATAttaaaaaaagagaagagaatgCAGGACATCATTTGCAGTTtgttttcatgtatcaacaccttACAAAGTACGATAAGAACATTAACTTGTTGGAAGGGAACTTAAACAACATTTAGTAAATATGTTGAAATAATTGACCAATTGTAGAATGGAAGAGAAGTATTTATGCTGACAAATGCACAGATACTtggaagaaaaataacaaaaatgttTATCGTGGCTAATGAAAACAGAGACTACACACATCAACTGGCAACCTTTTTtagtatttttaatttttatggaTGTAATCAACAAATTCCGGTGGTTGCTTCATGAGCCGATGTCAGGCTACACTCAGAAGTacagaaaatgataaaaaaaacagGTGCAGCTGGGAAAGAACCTGATCGATTACAGCGAGTGTAGAACCTCCAATAATTGGAATAAATTTTTTATCCAGCTGCATAAGAACTTTCGCATTGTCAAGGCATTCCTTGCTTATGGAATCTGGAACTACCGAACCACCAGCAAGAAGTAAGATCCCTGAAGAGACGTCAAGTACATCGGTCTCTTCACTCAGATTGTGTGATTCATCTCCATCCTACAACAATGCAAGAATCACCAAATACGTCAAAATAGAAGTAAATCCCTAATGACTTGCTTTTGTAAAGTGTTGATTAACCACCTGGAAATCTCTGACTTTCTCCCTTGAGGTCTGTGGGTCATCATGGCGCCATTTGGTCCCAGCTAACTTTGAATTTTCCATTTCATTTGAGATAAATTCTGCAACAACAGGCATTTAACGAATCAATAAGTAATTTCGTCCTCAGTCAATAAACAAATAAATGTCTGGTCGCTAAGTAAAGTACTACGAGTTGAACTGCGTGGTAAAAATTAAAATCTTATGGAAGTATATAGTAGCGTATTCAGATTATATTCATCCAAATTTCTTCAAACAGTCCTGCTTCTGCTTCTTAATTACGCTTAATGGTACTTACGAAGTCTGGCAATTAGTATCTCATTTAATACCTTCAACTCGATCAGTAGTGTACAGTTGAAACAACTTTGACTTTTTCTGACAGTCGTTCTTCTCAACTCCCTTCATGTCCTGGATATTGTAGGGATCCTCCGCATATTTTCTGAATACAAACCAGAGCAATTAAAAGAGCAGATGCAGTTTGGATATCAACACTTCCTATAAATAACATTTAAGTGCCAGTACCCGGAATTAAATGGAGAATCCTCCACTAGCTTTGTTTCATAGCCATGAGATGCTCCACCAGATGATTGTGATGGTTGCTTAGAATCATTAATCTCTGGCCCTGCACAATGAAATAGTAACTAAGTCATgctagagcaattttcaaagaaaACTGATGAGAAATGACCAACTACCTGGTAAAATTGGGGGATTTTGAACTTTT includes the following:
- the LOC113289616 gene encoding WUSCHEL-related homeobox 8-like; amino-acid sequence: MCERDIYDYIGMMGLVKYFRKSVEEEEEGNQKEEGEEVSEKVMELENQLNQQHQQEQEQQQNGVLYVKVMTDEQMEVLKRQISAYASITEQLVQMHKSVSTQHDLTGMKLGNFYCDPLMSSTGHKISSRQRWTPTTVQLQILEHIFDQGTGTPSKQKIKEITNELLQHGQISETNVYNWFQNRRARSKRKQLVNTINTAESEAETEDESQMEKKAKPESVQSHENSALRLEEMCFNNSEMNSDLHLLDPYSNQPEMFPSDGGSKSSGSLGRLSYYESVMSNPRLDHLMGKVEEIPGSFSTFPQESGYDIIG